A window from Deinococcus malanensis encodes these proteins:
- the mutY gene encoding A/G-specific adenine glycosylase has translation MTVFSDVPDPEEAGDRAALRAALLSWFDTSGRDLPWRAGMEGKRDPYRVWVSEILLQQTQVARGLTYYDRFLKAFPTVQALAQAPEGDVLKAWEGCGYYARARNLHRAARQVAAQGFPDSYEGWRALPGVGPYTAAAVASLAYGEARAVNDGNVRRVLARLYAQAVPSEAWVQAQADTLLDSQRPGAWNEALMDLGATVCTPRSPRCGACPVSGHCRAFAQGRPAAYPAPKVRAAVQEVQAVAVLIGDHIRAVLERRTGSLLGGLMGLPMEVVGPGETAEQVLHRLCERLHAGRTVLLGQVSHTMTHRRITLQVYAAQAALPVQSVEDSALSRLDHKALDLYTRQQTSLFTPD, from the coding sequence GTGACTGTGTTTTCTGACGTACCCGACCCCGAGGAGGCCGGCGACAGGGCTGCTCTACGCGCGGCGCTGCTGTCCTGGTTCGACACCTCGGGCCGTGACCTGCCGTGGCGGGCCGGTATGGAAGGAAAGAGGGACCCGTACCGGGTGTGGGTGTCCGAAATACTGCTGCAGCAGACCCAGGTGGCGCGGGGCCTGACTTACTACGACCGCTTTCTCAAGGCCTTTCCGACGGTGCAGGCCCTGGCCCAAGCGCCAGAGGGCGACGTGCTTAAGGCCTGGGAAGGTTGCGGCTATTACGCGCGCGCCCGCAATCTTCACCGCGCCGCCCGGCAGGTGGCGGCACAGGGCTTTCCTGACTCTTACGAGGGCTGGCGGGCGCTGCCTGGAGTCGGACCCTACACGGCGGCGGCGGTAGCCAGTCTCGCTTACGGCGAGGCGCGTGCCGTGAATGACGGCAATGTCCGCCGGGTCCTGGCCCGGCTGTACGCCCAGGCAGTGCCCAGCGAAGCATGGGTTCAGGCCCAGGCCGACACCCTGCTTGATTCCCAGCGGCCGGGCGCCTGGAACGAGGCGCTGATGGACCTGGGGGCGACGGTCTGTACGCCGCGGTCCCCACGGTGCGGCGCCTGTCCGGTCTCCGGGCACTGCCGTGCGTTTGCCCAGGGGCGCCCCGCCGCGTACCCCGCGCCCAAGGTGCGCGCAGCGGTGCAGGAGGTACAGGCGGTGGCGGTCCTGATCGGTGACCACATCCGCGCGGTGCTGGAACGCCGGACCGGTTCCCTCCTGGGGGGCCTGATGGGCCTGCCCATGGAAGTGGTCGGTCCTGGAGAAACCGCTGAGCAGGTGCTGCACAGGCTCTGTGAGCGCCTGCACGCCGGCCGGACTGTCCTGCTGGGTCAGGTGAGCCACACCATGACCCACCGCCGCATCACCCTGCAGGTCTACGCGGCTCAGGCTGCGTTGCCGGTGCAGTCCGTGGAGGACTCGGCCCTGTCGCGGCTGGACCACAAGGCGCTGGATCTGTATACCCGGCAGCAGACCTCACTGTTTACACCGGACTGA
- a CDS encoding ketosteroid isomerase-related protein, producing MNEPTALIQRYYAAFNASDAQGMLALLTDDVRHDINEGETQTGVEAFRAFLARMDAHYREQVQGLVVMTSADGTRAAAEFMIHGEYLRTDAGLPEARGQRYVLPVGAFFDIRDGKIARVTNYYNLAEWTRQVSG from the coding sequence ATGAATGAACCTACCGCTTTGATACAGCGCTACTACGCCGCATTCAATGCCTCGGATGCCCAGGGCATGCTGGCCCTGCTGACTGATGATGTGCGTCACGACATTAACGAGGGTGAAACCCAGACCGGTGTGGAGGCTTTCCGGGCTTTTCTGGCCCGCATGGACGCCCACTACCGCGAGCAGGTTCAGGGCCTGGTCGTGATGACCAGCGCAGATGGCACCCGAGCAGCGGCCGAATTCATGATTCACGGCGAATACCTGCGCACCGACGCCGGACTCCCTGAAGCGCGCGGGCAACGCTATGTGCTGCCCGTCGGCGCTTTTTTTGATATTCGTGACGGGAAGATCGCGCGGGTGACCAACTATTACAACCTCGCCGAGTGGACCCGCCAGGTCAGCGGTTGA
- a CDS encoding GNAT family N-acetyltransferase, which yields MDPPGQRLSLTLTPVRGPELQPFVADLARLRLKVFHDFPYLYAGSASYEERYLQTYLDAPGSLVVVACDGAEVVGASTALPLVQETTEIQAPFLAPEFDPGDVLYLGESVLLPEYRGRGLGHAFFDHREAHARDLGLGVTTFCAVQRPGNHPRRPAAYRPLNAFWAARGYTERPDLTTTLSWQDLDESRETPKPMRFWVRRA from the coding sequence GTGGACCCGCCAGGTCAGCGGTTGAGCCTGACCCTGACCCCGGTCCGGGGGCCGGAGCTGCAGCCGTTTGTTGCCGACCTGGCCCGGCTACGACTGAAGGTCTTTCATGACTTTCCCTACCTGTATGCCGGCAGCGCCAGCTACGAGGAGCGTTACCTCCAGACCTACCTGGATGCTCCGGGCAGCCTGGTGGTCGTGGCGTGCGACGGCGCGGAGGTGGTGGGTGCCAGCACGGCCCTGCCCCTGGTACAGGAAACCACCGAAATTCAGGCACCGTTTCTGGCACCTGAGTTTGACCCTGGAGATGTCCTGTACCTCGGCGAGAGCGTGCTGCTGCCGGAGTACCGGGGACGCGGCCTGGGTCACGCCTTCTTCGACCACCGTGAGGCCCACGCCCGCGATCTGGGGTTGGGGGTGACCACCTTCTGCGCAGTGCAGCGCCCCGGGAATCACCCCCGGCGGCCCGCAGCCTACCGGCCGCTGAATGCCTTCTGGGCGGCACGTGGGTACACGGAACGGCCCGACCTGACCACCACCCTCAGCTGGCAGGATCTGGACGAGAGCCGTGAAACCCCCAAGCCCATGCGATTCTGGGTGCGGCGCGCCTGA
- a CDS encoding DUF418 domain-containing protein, translating to MTAPDPTASLPADVAPVPAEHGPVRERSALPDVLRGMALTGILVVNMQDFAGFLEWQQHGLDNVVQVVTDVLANGRFISIFAMLFGWGAAGLLARQGAGIFVRRHLLLLLIGALHFVLVWHGDIISNYALLAGFLLFTARLTARALLTLGVALGAWGQWVWLTSALAAFLRPERPRFAGLPDLSAGHSYAALVAERATEFWPNVIDGNWYNGPWLLCLFFLGAAAQRTGLLLRPHEHVLLLRRLAVVGIPLGLLLGLALAYLNTRGDQAAGALAIPVRMSGGLAGALGYVGLIGLLTVAGRLGPLRAFAASGRVAMSNYLAQSLVMTTLFYPYAGGLSGQVGAALSVALALTLGLLQLPISAWWLRHFGTGPMEWLVRTLVYGPSSRTPDVSRQTEDVRS from the coding sequence ATGACCGCGCCAGACCCCACCGCTTCCCTGCCGGCCGATGTGGCGCCTGTACCCGCCGAACATGGTCCGGTCCGGGAGCGCTCCGCTTTGCCGGACGTGCTGCGTGGGATGGCTTTGACGGGCATTCTGGTCGTGAACATGCAGGACTTCGCGGGGTTCCTGGAGTGGCAGCAGCATGGACTCGACAACGTGGTGCAGGTGGTGACCGACGTGCTGGCCAACGGCCGCTTTATCAGCATCTTCGCCATGCTGTTCGGCTGGGGCGCAGCCGGGCTGCTGGCGCGCCAGGGGGCCGGAATTTTCGTGCGCCGTCATCTGCTGCTGCTGCTGATTGGTGCGCTGCATTTCGTGCTGGTGTGGCACGGCGATATCATCAGCAATTACGCGCTGCTGGCCGGCTTTTTGCTGTTCACCGCACGCCTGACCGCACGGGCGCTGCTGACCCTGGGAGTGGCGCTGGGAGCCTGGGGACAGTGGGTCTGGCTGACAAGCGCGTTAGCAGCGTTTTTACGTCCCGAGCGTCCGCGCTTCGCCGGGCTGCCGGATCTCTCGGCGGGCCATTCCTACGCGGCCCTGGTGGCTGAGCGTGCCACAGAGTTCTGGCCAAACGTGATCGATGGGAATTGGTACAACGGCCCCTGGCTGCTGTGTCTGTTTTTTCTGGGTGCCGCGGCGCAGCGAACCGGGCTGTTGCTGCGCCCGCACGAGCATGTGCTGCTGCTGCGCCGGCTGGCTGTCGTGGGCATACCGCTGGGCCTGCTGCTGGGGCTGGCGCTGGCCTATCTGAACACACGGGGGGACCAAGCGGCCGGTGCCCTGGCCATTCCCGTCCGTATGTCCGGTGGCCTGGCCGGCGCCCTGGGATACGTGGGTCTGATCGGCCTGCTGACCGTTGCCGGGCGTCTGGGGCCGTTGCGAGCCTTTGCCGCCAGTGGCCGCGTCGCCATGAGCAACTACCTGGCCCAGAGCCTGGTGATGACCACGCTGTTCTATCCGTACGCCGGAGGACTGTCCGGCCAGGTTGGAGCCGCCCTGTCCGTGGCGCTGGCGCTTACCCTTGGGCTGCTACAGCTTCCCATCAGTGCGTGGTGGCTGCGTCACTTCGGAACAGGGCCCATGGAATGGCTGGTCAGAACACTGGTGTACGGACCATCATCCAGAACTCCTGACGTCTCCAGGCAGACGGAGGATGTCCGGTCCTGA